In Nocardia sputorum, a single genomic region encodes these proteins:
- a CDS encoding acyl-CoA dehydrogenase family protein: MDTLLDFLLTEPVAAAPLDDVAAAWTRHRVAANRFDQPVEIAIAGGFGADRLGFAFLSGYQEALRTLIPDLPDDELVAMCATEEGGGHPSAIRTGLTEREGVWRVDGVKSFATMGSFARQLVVIASAGTAADGRNRLRACLVEAGDAGVRLTDHPPLVFAPEVPHASVVLTDVPALVLPGDGYLDYLKPFRTIEDIHVLAATLGWLVRVARASAWPRESLQRLLTLVAAVRGLDIDAPTSPGVHVALGGVFASFAALATELEPLWQTADPATRQRWERDRPLLATAGRVREQRLVAAWRAVEAGEDRAE, from the coding sequence GTGGATACTCTGCTCGACTTCCTGCTGACCGAACCGGTGGCGGCCGCGCCGCTGGACGATGTCGCCGCGGCGTGGACGCGACACCGGGTGGCGGCGAACCGATTCGACCAACCGGTCGAGATCGCGATCGCAGGCGGCTTCGGCGCCGACCGGCTGGGGTTCGCCTTCCTGTCCGGTTATCAGGAGGCGCTGCGGACGCTGATTCCGGATCTGCCGGACGACGAGTTGGTCGCGATGTGCGCCACCGAGGAGGGCGGCGGTCACCCCTCCGCGATCCGCACCGGGCTCACCGAACGAGAGGGGGTCTGGCGGGTCGACGGTGTCAAGTCGTTCGCGACCATGGGCTCCTTCGCGCGGCAACTGGTCGTGATCGCCAGCGCAGGCACGGCCGCGGACGGACGGAATCGACTGCGCGCCTGCCTGGTCGAGGCCGGCGATGCCGGGGTCCGCCTGACCGATCATCCCCCGCTCGTGTTCGCGCCCGAGGTTCCACACGCCTCGGTTGTGCTGACCGATGTGCCCGCGCTGGTGCTCCCGGGTGACGGATATCTGGACTACCTGAAGCCGTTCCGGACGATCGAGGACATTCACGTGCTGGCCGCCACGCTCGGCTGGCTGGTGCGGGTGGCGCGGGCGTCGGCCTGGCCGCGCGAGAGCCTGCAACGGCTGCTGACCTTGGTGGCGGCCGTGCGCGGCCTGGACATCGATGCGCCGACTTCTCCGGGCGTGCACGTCGCCCTCGGCGGCGTCTTCGCGTCCTTCGCCGCGTTGGCGACCGAGCTGGAGCCATTGTGGCAGACCGCGGACCCGGCGACCCGGCAGCGGTGGGAGCGGGACCGTCCGTTGCTCGCCACCGCCGGGCGGGTGCGCGAGCAGCGGCTCGTCGCGGCGTGGCGAGCGGTGGAAGCAGGAGAGGACCGGGCGGAATAG
- a CDS encoding YoaK family protein, with protein MPELEESRKKALFDSEARLSWVLAALAGLIGAAAFMHTAGYFVTFMTGNTERAVLGYFHDEPDMGLAAAGLLASFLSGVVVASWCRRRYWSGHPHGPTLLTTVCLAVASAVDVLEYQASDEPIGLLPIMFVAFGVGALNTSFVQNGEVSVPLSYVTGTLVKMGQGIERHLSGGDYADWLGYFLLYAGFGLGALLGGLLSLLVAGWAMLITATVVCLLVTGFTYLHLDRHGPLSE; from the coding sequence GTGCCGGAGCTGGAAGAAAGTCGCAAGAAGGCGCTTTTCGACAGCGAGGCCAGATTGTCCTGGGTGCTGGCCGCGCTCGCCGGGCTTATCGGCGCGGCGGCGTTCATGCATACGGCCGGCTATTTCGTCACATTCATGACGGGCAATACCGAACGAGCCGTCCTCGGTTACTTCCACGACGAGCCGGACATGGGTTTGGCCGCCGCCGGATTGCTCGCGTCGTTCCTGTCGGGGGTGGTCGTGGCCTCGTGGTGCCGCAGGCGCTACTGGTCCGGACATCCGCACGGACCCACCCTGCTCACCACCGTCTGCCTGGCCGTGGCCTCGGCCGTCGACGTCCTCGAGTACCAAGCCTCCGACGAGCCGATCGGCCTGCTGCCGATCATGTTCGTCGCCTTCGGCGTCGGCGCGTTGAACACGTCGTTCGTGCAGAACGGCGAGGTGTCGGTGCCGCTCAGCTACGTCACCGGGACGCTGGTCAAGATGGGTCAGGGCATCGAGCGCCATCTCAGCGGCGGCGATTACGCGGACTGGCTCGGATATTTCCTGCTCTACGCCGGTTTCGGGCTCGGCGCGCTGCTCGGCGGACTGCTGAGTCTGCTGGTCGCGGGCTGGGCGATGCTGATCACCGCGACCGTGGTGTGCCTGCTCGTCACCGGATTCACCTACCTACACCTGGACCGGCACGGTCCCCTGAGCGAGTAA